The window AGCGTCAGAGCCATCACTGGACTGATGGACAGATACAGCCGCTACCGGGGTGAGTGTCAGCCTGTGGTGTGACTGGAAATGCCCAAGTCCACTCTGATCATGTTTCCTATAGCCAGCGTTTCCTTCTTCATTGGTCTTTCCTTTAGGAGAGAAAGTAATGCCGTGAACAGGATAGACATGTGTTTATTGCACTACAGTAAAAGGAAGCTGGTGCAAaactagaatgagaaaaaaatatcaagccAAAGGTTTCCATTAGAATTGGAATCATTCTTAGGGAGCTTGTCAATGCATGGAATCATGCATAACTGTGAATGTGTTCAGTACCTCTGGGTTCTTATTAAATGCAATTAGTGATGctgatgtttcattttaaaatatatttcctgtaaaattttgaaacattggaCTTCATATAATGGGAATTTCAATTGAAATTATCATAAAAATGCatgaataaattaagtaaatgCAGACcgcattttataaacagaaagaaagtcaGTGGTTAAGGAGGCAGGACCTAGAGCCCAGCGGCACATCTAAGGCTAAGGCAGGTGTGCTAAGCCTGAGGCAGAGTGGCAGATTAGGTGTAACAGGAAACTAGGAGTGAAAGGCACAGAATTCCTAGTAGGAAGTCACGTTCTCACAGGCATATTTAGCTTAAGTGTTCAGGAGCTAGCCTACAGTAACATGGGCAGGGTGATCACCATTTCTCTAGGTCTCAGATCCTTCTGAGAaagcaggaagcaggaagggaaATGTAGGGAAGTTTATTGCTATGGAATTATAGCTCCAGAATTCCATGTGCCATGAAATGTAACCAGGGAGCGGTAGGCATGGCCTCCTTCTCTACAGTCTCTGAAGTTGAAGGAATCTGCCCACTGTGATTagatccttctttctgcttcatttttatggGTAGCTTGTGAATTGATACAGTTCTGCCAGAACTGCCTTCTTGGTTGTCTTGGCCTATTTATTCCACTGACCATCCAGGTAGACATTCATATCTCAGagataatttatttgtaaaatagatgTTGACTGAACTATTGTCTTCTTTCCACAGTGGAGATTTCTTTCCACAATGAAGTAAGCAATCAGCACATCAGGCTGTTTGACGATTTGAGAGACTTCACATTTAGATCTCACAGTCAAGATCAGTCTTTGAATCCTGAGAAATCTAACTATTTTGCTGCTTGGGGAGACCAAGTCTTCACTGCTGGGAAGTATTGCTGGGAGCTGGATGTGGACGACTCTTGGGACTGGGCTCTAGGGGTCTCTAGAGATTACCCAATACTCAGACTTGGCACAATGCTTGTATCTGGGGACATGTTTCTTCTTGCATGTGTGAGGCAGGATAATCAGTACACTCTCTGGACAACCTCCCCAGCGATTCCTCAGTTTGTAGAGAAACCTGTGGGCCGGGTTGGTATGTATCTTGATTTGCGGAGTGGGAGTGTGAGTTTTGTGAACGTTGCCAAGAGTTCCCTCATATGGAAGTGCCGCGCTGGCTCCTTGTGTTTCCCTGTCAGGCCTTTCGTTATCACTGGACACAAATGAGCAGGGATGAGGCAGGAACCTGACTGCAGGTCTGGGACCTCCATGTGCTGGGGAGCCCTTCTCCGCTGAAGAAAATCAACCCTACTTTATTGTCTTGAAGGTTTTGTACTGTCATGGAatctcattttattgttattCGGTAAAACAGTATAAAACACAAAATTCTGTTGTCCcattttctttcaagaaaatcATCTCTTGTGATCTGCTACCTAAACGTACACTGTACTCAGCTTGCTCACGTGCTTTGTGAGCTCCCTGCGGTTCTGAAAATCTTTGGGTGTGTGATTCCACCTTAATGAACACAGTTTCTATACTCTGGACAGACCTGGTTAGCCACACTGCTCCTACCAGCCTGATATTAACTCCTGTCAGTCTAACAAATTCTATACATCAGTCCACCTtaggagaaaaaattatttcacagtgAAACTTCGACTGACCCTCAGAAGGAGGACAGTCTTTCTGTATATAAACACAGAACAGCTGGTCGTTTTTCAATAGTGTAAATTAGAAGACACACAGGTTGTATCTCCTATACAGACCCCATTCTCAGCAGGTAACATACTGTGCAGGACATAGTGGTACTTACAAATATTTGATGAGTGAATAGGTGTAGGTGAATAAAGGTATAAGCAAGCTGCCTCCAACAGTGTGAGTTCCCAGTGTGCTGTTCCATCATCTCTGCTAGTGGTCACATAGAATACAATTTCTCAGGGAATTACATCATTACAAGAAAAGGTTATTTCAAACAAAATGTGCTTCCCAAAATTTGTAGATACTGATCAAGAATATTAATCAAaaccaaaagtaaattaaaaattgctaTAAAGCACATGCAGTGCTAAAATACAGTGTAACCAGTCAGTTAGAAAATGCTAAGGACAACCTGGattgaataaatgtttgtggCTAGTGGTTTGCTGCCAGCTCCAGCAGAATCGGTATCACCTGGAACTTGTTGGCAATGGAAATTCGGGGCTCCTCCCAAGACCACTTGAATGAGACACTCAATAGGTGAGGACAGCCATCCATGGTTTACCAAATCTTCCAGAGGATTGTAATGAATGATAGtgatttgaaaaacactgatttggCTGATGTACAGAGCCAAATCTCAGTACGTTTCTTCCACCTGAGGACCTAGGTATCCATCGAGTCGATTTGATTCTACATAAGTGATCGTGTATTTCTCAGTGAAAAGAATATAAtaggaggggtggcacctgtggctcagtgagtagggcaccagccccatatagctgagggtggcgggttcaaacctggcccagccaaactgc is drawn from Nycticebus coucang isolate mNycCou1 chromosome 6, mNycCou1.pri, whole genome shotgun sequence and contains these coding sequences:
- the LOC128588358 gene encoding tripartite motif-containing protein 43B-like is translated as MDRYSRYRVEISFHNEVSNQHIRLFDDLRDFTFRSHSQDQSLNPEKSNYFAAWGDQVFTAGKYCWELDVDDSWDWALGVSRDYPILRLGTMLVSGDMFLLACVRQDNQYTLWTTSPAIPQFVEKPVGRVGMYLDLRSGSVSFVNVAKSSLIWKCRAGSLCFPVRPFVITGHK